The following are from one region of the Pseudorasbora parva isolate DD20220531a chromosome 12, ASM2467924v1, whole genome shotgun sequence genome:
- the uts2r4 gene encoding urotensin-2 receptor codes for MSNGSTVAGSSGVVWVTPLLGATLITMCVLGVMGNLYTLAIMRSATLRRAGSMYVFILNLAAADLLYLGTIPFVVCTYFAHDWFFGEMGCRLLLSLDLLTMHASVFVLVTMSLERYRAVATPFRARRSTARGHWLMALGIWVAAFVLTLPMMVMIRLREGRPGTVRLVKRICFPTWTPEAFKAYLTALFFTSMLLPGLLMVGLYAGLARRYWAAQANLTHGSSTSVRRRRLKLKVVGMIFCIVVAYWACFLPFWGWQMAKLFSSESLRSLSPAAHTYINFFVTCLTYGNSCVNPLLYTLLTRNYRDYLAQRGQSSGSSRGDQGSAAGVNALQDQIG; via the coding sequence ATGAGTAACGGAAGTACCGTGGCGGGAAGCTCCGGAGTAGTTTGGGTCACTCCGCTTTTGGGCGCCACCCTGATCACCatgtgtgttttgggcgtaatggGTAACCTCTATACCCTTGCCATCATGCGGTCGGCCACATTGCGGCGTGCTGGCTCCATGTACGTCTTCATCCTCAATCTAGCGGCGGCTGATTTGCTCTATCTGGGCACCATTCCATTCGTGGTCTGCACCTACTTCGCCCACGATTGGTTTTTTGGGGAAATGGGCTGCCGGTTGCTATTAAGTCTGGATCTGCTTACCATGCATGCAAGCGTGTTTGTGTTGGTAACGATGAGTCTGGAGCGATATCGCGCCGTCGCCACACCTTTCCGTGCCCGACGCTCCACCGCCCGTGGCCATTGGCTGATGGCTTTGGGAATCTGGGTGGCGGCATTCGTGCTGACACTGCCAATGATGGTGATGATCCGACTCCGAGAGGGACGTCCGGGAACGGTGAGGCTCGTCAAGCGAATATGCTTCCCAACATGGACGCCCGAGGCCTTTAAAGCGTATCTCACCGCACTCTTCTTCACCAGCATGCTCCTGCCTGGCCTATTAATGGTCGGACTTTACGCGGGTCTCGCCCGCCGTTACTGGGCGGCTCAGGCCAACCTGACGCACGGATCCTCGACCTCCGTCCGCAGGCGTAGACTGAAGCTCAAAGTGGTGGGGATGATCTTCTGCATTGTGGTGGCGTACTGGGCATGCTTCCTGCCATTTTGGGGCTGGCAGATGGCGAAGCTCTTCTCCTCTGAGTCGCTCCGCTCACTTTCGCCCGCCGCTCACACCTACATCAACTTTTTCGTCACATGCCTAACATATGGAAACAGTTGCGTAAACCCGCTGCTTTACACGCTATTAACACGCAACTACCGGGACTACCTGGCCCAGCGAGGTCAGTCCTCAGGGTCGAGTCGAGGGGACCAGGGGTCGGCCGCAGGGGTCAACGCACTTCAGGATCAGATTGGATGA